The genomic stretch TCAATGATTTCTAAATTACCaagattatcaatttgGTAAATATCTTGACTAGATCCATATACATAGATATGACTACCAGTCGATATCACATTACTTTTTTCTAACTCATTTATATTAATCTTCCATTTAATTGAATCGTGATTTAAAACATCAATTCCGAGTAGTTGATTGTAAGTGTTGGTGCCAACAagtatattatttttcaacaaatgaatGTTGTTCAAGGACCCTCCATATAGGTAATTAATCGATTCTCTTGAACCAAATGCATCGTCAATCATTACTGCATTTGAAAAACATAGAAAATAGCTCACAAATAGCCACAATATTGAAAGCATCGTGAATCTGTCTATTGGTTAGGTTTATGGTTCAACGTGTTGCAATATTATTACAACCATCCACCTAAtatattttccaatttttttccctttcAACTTGGTTCGTGAGTACATTGTCGTACAAATTAACTTTTGATCTGGTTTCGCGACATTTTTGTATTATACCTGCATACAGAGCATGATTGCTGTGTTTAATCGAGATTTCTGATTACAGTTGTGAATGATACATAATTTAGGGGGCAAGAAGTTCATTATctcaattttcaaatttatcagTTGTTCTTTATTGAAACTTTATTTAAGAGGTTATATAttcttcattcaatttatttttgacTACTTCTTGGTATTCTATTCAGTAGTATTAAAACAGTATTACAATGGACGGTCACGATTGGTTTCTTGTGTTTGTGGGATTTTTCTGTATGTTAGGGTTTGCCTGAGGGTTTACACCTTCACAATTTTGAACCTTCTACTAACTTTCAATATAGTGCCACCTGTACCTGTATTAATTAAGAGAGGATTTTTCTCTGCTGATTTTTGGATCAACATTTTGTTATGTCTTTTGGGGTTCCTTCCTGGATTGTTGCATTCCTACTATATCATTCTGGTCTATCCATACAGAGCAACTTATGCGGCTTTAGGTGGTGATGGACACAATAATAGAAGTGACGATTATGGTGCTACAACATCAActtgattattatattgttgTGGATTTGTCTTACAAGAAAAGGACTTACAAGGGTTAAGCTTCATCGTGGGGAGAGGTAAAGTATACACCCATTATCATATTTCCGGTTAAAATGAGAACAGACAGACAAagagggaaaaaaaagtatcaaacaaaaaaatttttcacattTCAACTTTTCTTTCTGGTTCATTCTTTATACTATAAACAGCCAAAACAAATATACGTATAtgtttattgatttcattttccAAAGGAATTGGAGAAACTTCCCCGTGTATGATTTAATAACGCATTAACTTAAGTTGTCCGATACAAGTTATATTTATGAACTTATCATTCATTTGAGACATCGGTTCAATGTGTCAATGTGCGGAAATCAAGACTCACACGTACAGGCTATAGTCTGTAAATCCAATATCTTATAAGCAACGTTTGTCAAATTGTTTACAGGGATATATTTGCTGCAATTCGGTAAGTTTTCGTTCTGAAAATTTACAATAGGAATTGATTCAGTTTGTCCTAGAGATCTTGAAAGTTGCAATGGCAGTTCTTGTCATTTGTTTTACTTTTCATAATTTTGTCTCACTTTGTATATGATTTGTCCCGGGTGGCAATAACAAATAGTTGGAATCCATTCTTTTGAAGTTTATAGTTGAGAGTATCTCGTTCTGAGACCATTCTTGCTAGCTTTAAAggaaattttctttctattttttgCCTGCTTTGGAGTTGTCTTATTTCGTTGGTTTGACTGTTTAATTATTAAGGCtatgaaatattttaaacTACCATC from Candida albicans SC5314 chromosome 5, complete sequence encodes the following:
- a CDS encoding uncharacterized protein (Protein of unknown function; UPF0057 protein family member; localizes to the plasma membrane; Spider biofilm induced), with translation MDGHDWFLVFVGFFLPPVPVLIKRGFFSADFWINILLCLLGFLPGLLHSYYIISVYPYRATYAALGGDGHNNRSDDYGATTST